A region of Sulfurimonas sp. DNA encodes the following proteins:
- the hemN gene encoding oxygen-independent coproporphyrinogen III oxidase gives MLDFAKFTKYSKPGPRYTSYPTALEFSDAYGYEEYIKKIESQVTSRPLSLYFHLPFCRNACYFCGCNVVFTSKEDKMLRYMDYLKRELEILSKHLDCKRNVIQMHFGGGTPTFFTASQLKEIIENIKSYFPNFIDGAEISCEIDPRHIDEDQMRVMSEAGFNRVSFGIQDFNEKVQVAVHRVQPYAITKDAMDLARKYNMHSVNTDLIYGLPYQTLETFKETLSLALTLDPDRFAVFNYAHVPWMKKTMRKIDETSLPPPDEKLQIMQYTIDFLTSHGYKMIGMDHFAKPEDELFKAIKKGELHRNFQGYTTKGGADLIGVGLTSIGEGVDSYNQNFKDMKEYEKAIDAGKLPFERGVVLNEDDQIRQFVIMELMSNFKLDIKRFDKLFNVEFKTYFADAIEALKPFVEDELLTMDEEHIECSETGTLLIRNIAMPFDAYMKKHAANSKTFSKTV, from the coding sequence ATGCTCGATTTTGCAAAATTTACAAAATACTCAAAACCTGGACCAAGATATACAAGTTACCCAACTGCACTAGAATTTAGTGATGCTTATGGATATGAAGAGTACATCAAAAAAATAGAGTCACAAGTTACTTCTAGACCTTTAAGTCTTTACTTTCATTTGCCATTTTGCAGAAATGCTTGTTATTTTTGTGGCTGTAATGTTGTTTTTACCTCTAAAGAAGACAAAATGCTTCGTTATATGGACTATTTAAAAAGAGAATTAGAAATTTTATCTAAGCATCTAGACTGTAAACGGAATGTTATACAGATGCACTTTGGTGGTGGAACCCCAACTTTTTTTACAGCTTCTCAATTAAAAGAAATTATAGAGAATATAAAATCATACTTTCCAAACTTTATAGATGGTGCAGAAATAAGTTGTGAGATAGACCCTAGACATATCGATGAAGACCAGATGCGTGTGATGAGTGAAGCAGGTTTCAATCGTGTAAGTTTTGGTATTCAAGATTTTAACGAAAAAGTTCAAGTGGCAGTTCATAGGGTTCAGCCTTATGCGATAACTAAAGATGCAATGGATTTAGCTAGAAAATACAATATGCACTCGGTAAATACTGACCTTATTTATGGACTTCCATATCAAACACTAGAAACTTTTAAAGAAACTTTATCTCTTGCTTTAACACTTGACCCAGATAGATTTGCAGTTTTCAACTATGCTCATGTTCCTTGGATGAAAAAAACTATGAGAAAGATTGATGAAACAAGTCTTCCTCCCCCAGATGAAAAATTACAAATCATGCAATATACAATAGACTTTTTAACTTCTCATGGTTATAAAATGATTGGAATGGATCACTTTGCTAAACCAGAAGATGAACTTTTTAAGGCTATAAAAAAAGGTGAACTTCATAGAAATTTTCAAGGTTATACAACAAAAGGTGGAGCTGACTTAATCGGGGTTGGATTAACTTCTATCGGTGAAGGTGTTGACTCATATAATCAAAACTTTAAAGATATGAAAGAGTATGAAAAAGCCATAGATGCTGGAAAGTTACCATTTGAAAGGGGAGTTGTTTTAAATGAAGATGACCAAATAAGACAATTTGTAATTATGGAGTTGATGAGTAACTTTAAACTTGATATTAAAAGGTTTGATAAGTTATTTAATGTAGAGTTTAAAACATATTTTGCAGATGCGATAGAAGCACTTAAACCATTTGTCGAAGATGAACTTTTAACTATGGATGAAGAGCATATAGAGTGTAGTGAAACTGGAACTTTGCTTATTAGAAATATTGCGATGCCTTTTGATGCTTATATGAAAAAACATGCAGCAAACTCTAAGACATTTTCAAAAACGGTGTAG
- a CDS encoding ABC transporter ATP-binding protein, producing the protein MNKVLKRFWPYIKEYKLQYLLVLFGIILTVAATTATAYIMKPLMDDMFINRKEEMLYLIPLGLVGIYFVKAIGRYIQSVYMNYIGLHIVTRFREMLLAKMISLDMGFLYLNRSGELISRVTNDIGRIQYFVSNMLPELFRESLSVVALVAYTIYLNPLLALYSLVVVPLVIYPLILIAKKLKKYSRRSQEKNADVVTRLTEVFNNSEIIKANATEKFEINRFSVQNWQFFKINMKSVYVGEIVSPMMEIIGAAGLAAVIYIGGKEVYNESMTVGEFTAFLTAVGLVFQPIRRIGSIYSKIQDAVAASERVFEIFDTKSKTIDGEDILDIDIKSVEFKNVSLKYDETYALKDIDISMKEGENIALVGDSGGGKSTFINMLLRFYDSENGEILINSKNIKEYTLESLKHHISLVTQRIYIFQDTLALNVAYGQKVDENKVNEALKLADAWDFVESLEEGIYTKMEEFGANLSGGQRQRVAIARAIYKHSSLLLFDEATSALDNESEKRIQEALDKYTKDKITITIAHRLSTIKHADKILVIQKGCIVASGNHDELLADCEIYQRLAGKFE; encoded by the coding sequence TTGAATAAAGTTTTAAAGCGTTTTTGGCCATATATAAAAGAGTACAAGTTACAATATCTTTTAGTTTTATTTGGGATTATTTTAACAGTTGCAGCAACAACTGCAACTGCTTATATTATGAAACCATTGATGGATGATATGTTTATAAATAGAAAAGAAGAGATGCTCTATCTGATTCCACTTGGTTTAGTCGGCATATATTTTGTAAAAGCGATTGGACGATATATACAGTCAGTTTATATGAACTACATCGGACTGCATATAGTCACTCGTTTTAGAGAGATGCTCTTAGCTAAGATGATAAGTTTAGACATGGGTTTTTTATATTTAAACCGTAGTGGTGAGCTTATTTCTCGTGTGACAAATGATATTGGAAGAATTCAATATTTTGTATCAAACATGCTTCCTGAGTTGTTTCGTGAGTCTTTGAGTGTTGTGGCTCTTGTCGCGTATACTATTTATTTAAACCCTCTTCTTGCCCTTTATTCTTTAGTTGTCGTACCACTTGTGATTTATCCTTTAATTTTAATTGCAAAAAAACTTAAAAAATATTCTCGACGTTCACAAGAAAAAAATGCAGATGTTGTAACAAGGCTTACAGAAGTTTTTAACAACTCTGAAATTATAAAAGCAAATGCAACAGAAAAGTTTGAAATAAATCGTTTTAGTGTACAAAATTGGCAGTTTTTTAAGATAAATATGAAGTCTGTTTATGTTGGTGAAATAGTTTCTCCAATGATGGAAATTATAGGTGCAGCTGGACTTGCAGCAGTTATATATATAGGTGGAAAAGAAGTTTACAATGAAAGTATGACAGTTGGAGAATTTACAGCTTTTTTAACGGCTGTTGGACTTGTATTTCAACCTATCCGTCGTATCGGTTCAATTTACTCCAAAATTCAAGATGCAGTAGCTGCTAGTGAGAGAGTTTTTGAAATATTTGATACTAAAAGTAAAACGATAGATGGAGAGGATATTTTAGATATTGACATAAAAAGTGTTGAGTTTAAAAATGTAAGTCTTAAGTATGATGAAACTTATGCTTTAAAAGATATAGATATATCTATGAAAGAGGGTGAAAACATTGCACTTGTTGGAGATAGTGGAGGCGGTAAAAGTACATTTATAAATATGCTTCTTCGTTTCTATGATAGTGAAAATGGTGAAATTTTAATAAATTCAAAAAATATAAAAGAGTACACTTTAGAATCTTTAAAACATCATATCTCTTTAGTGACTCAACGCATCTATATATTTCAAGATACTCTTGCTTTAAATGTTGCTTATGGACAAAAGGTAGATGAGAATAAAGTTAATGAAGCTTTGAAGTTAGCAGATGCTTGGGATTTTGTGGAGTCTTTAGAAGAAGGCATCTATACTAAGATGGAAGAATTTGGAGCAAATCTTTCTGGTGGTCAGCGTCAAAGAGTTGCCATAGCAAGAGCCATATATAAACATTCATCGCTTCTTCTTTTTGATGAAGCAACTTCAGCTCTTGATAATGAGAGTGAAAAAAGAATTCAAGAAGCTCTTGATAAATATACAAAAGATAAAATCACTATCACTATCGCTCATAGACTAAGCACCATAAAACATGCTGATAAAATTTTAGTTATTCAAAAAGGTTGCATAGTCGCATCTGGAAATCACGATGAGCTTTTAGCTGATTGTGAAATTTATCAAAGATTAGCTGGAAAGTTTGAATAA